One window from the genome of Stegostoma tigrinum isolate sSteTig4 chromosome 27, sSteTig4.hap1, whole genome shotgun sequence encodes:
- the psph gene encoding phosphoserine phosphatase isoform X1 encodes MTTLAETQAVLRSADAVCFDVDSTVIKEEGIDELATFCGVGDEVAEMTRNAMGGAVSFKKALTERLSIIQPSREQMNKLLTDHPPCLTEGIKELVGQLQRRGVEVFLISGGFRSIVDHLATQINVPLANVYANKLKFYFNGDYAGFDETQPTAESGGKGRIIARLKEERGFKKVVMIGDGATDLEAWPPADAFIGFGGNVVRQQVKEKAKWLSLFRFVSSQSGRTPLNENSSTFAQHSQRHSKLHGTNIIRRHTLNVWAGLPLPC; translated from the exons ATGACTACACTTGCTGAAACACAAGCTGTTCTTCGCAGTGCTGATGCAGTCTGTTTTGATGTTGACAGTACAGTCATTAAAGAAGAAGGAATTGATGAACTAGCAACATTCTGTGGTGTCGGTGATGAAGTAGCAGAAAT GACTCGAAATGCAATGGGAGGGGCCGTCTCATTTAAGAAGGCTCTAACAGAGCGTCTATCTATAATACAACCTTCACGAGAGCAAATGAACAAGCTCCTAACTGATCACCCCCCATGTTTAACGGAGGGCATAAA GGAACTGGTCGGTCAACTTCAACGACGTGGGGTTGAAGTTTTCTTGATATCTGGTGGTTTCAGGAGCATAGTGGACCATTTAGCAACACAGATAAATGTTCCCTTAGCCAATGTTTATGCAAACAAGCTGAAGTTTTACTTCAATG GTGATTATGCTGGTTTTGATGAAACTCAACCAACAGCAGAATCTGGTGGGAAAGGCCGAATCATAGCTCGTCTAAAAGAAGAAAGAGGCTTTAAGAAGGTTGTTATGATTGGAGATGGAGCCACAGACCTGGAAgcatggcctcctgca GATGCATTTATCGGATTTGGTGGGAACGTTGTCCGACAGCAAGTAAAAGAGAAAGCCAAGTG GCTGTCACTTTTCAGGTTTGTTTCATCCCAATCTGGGAGAACTCCACTTAATGAGAACAGCTCAACCTTTGCGCAGCattcacagagacacagcaaaCTCCATGGCACCAATATCATCAGGAGGCATACGCTCAATGTGTGGGCAGGTCTCCCATTGCCTTGCTAG
- the psph gene encoding phosphoserine phosphatase isoform X2: MTTLAETQAVLRSADAVCFDVDSTVIKEEGIDELATFCGVGDEVAEMTRNAMGGAVSFKKALTERLSIIQPSREQMNKLLTDHPPCLTEGIKELVGQLQRRGVEVFLISGGFRSIVDHLATQINVPLANVYANKLKFYFNGDYAGFDETQPTAESGGKGRIIARLKEERGFKKVVMIGDGATDLEAWPPADAFIGFGGNVVRQQVKEKAKWFVTSFKEITEELEK, from the exons ATGACTACACTTGCTGAAACACAAGCTGTTCTTCGCAGTGCTGATGCAGTCTGTTTTGATGTTGACAGTACAGTCATTAAAGAAGAAGGAATTGATGAACTAGCAACATTCTGTGGTGTCGGTGATGAAGTAGCAGAAAT GACTCGAAATGCAATGGGAGGGGCCGTCTCATTTAAGAAGGCTCTAACAGAGCGTCTATCTATAATACAACCTTCACGAGAGCAAATGAACAAGCTCCTAACTGATCACCCCCCATGTTTAACGGAGGGCATAAA GGAACTGGTCGGTCAACTTCAACGACGTGGGGTTGAAGTTTTCTTGATATCTGGTGGTTTCAGGAGCATAGTGGACCATTTAGCAACACAGATAAATGTTCCCTTAGCCAATGTTTATGCAAACAAGCTGAAGTTTTACTTCAATG GTGATTATGCTGGTTTTGATGAAACTCAACCAACAGCAGAATCTGGTGGGAAAGGCCGAATCATAGCTCGTCTAAAAGAAGAAAGAGGCTTTAAGAAGGTTGTTATGATTGGAGATGGAGCCACAGACCTGGAAgcatggcctcctgca GATGCATTTATCGGATTTGGTGGGAACGTTGTCCGACAGCAAGTAAAAGAGAAAGCCAAGTGGTTTGTCACAAGTTTTAAAGAAATTACTGAAGAACTGGAAAAGTGA
- the psph gene encoding phosphoserine phosphatase isoform X3 encodes MGGAVSFKKALTERLSIIQPSREQMNKLLTDHPPCLTEGIKELVGQLQRRGVEVFLISGGFRSIVDHLATQINVPLANVYANKLKFYFNGDYAGFDETQPTAESGGKGRIIARLKEERGFKKVVMIGDGATDLEAWPPADAFIGFGGNVVRQQVKEKAKWLSLFRFVSSQSGRTPLNENSSTFAQHSQRHSKLHGTNIIRRHTLNVWAGLPLPC; translated from the exons ATGGGAGGGGCCGTCTCATTTAAGAAGGCTCTAACAGAGCGTCTATCTATAATACAACCTTCACGAGAGCAAATGAACAAGCTCCTAACTGATCACCCCCCATGTTTAACGGAGGGCATAAA GGAACTGGTCGGTCAACTTCAACGACGTGGGGTTGAAGTTTTCTTGATATCTGGTGGTTTCAGGAGCATAGTGGACCATTTAGCAACACAGATAAATGTTCCCTTAGCCAATGTTTATGCAAACAAGCTGAAGTTTTACTTCAATG GTGATTATGCTGGTTTTGATGAAACTCAACCAACAGCAGAATCTGGTGGGAAAGGCCGAATCATAGCTCGTCTAAAAGAAGAAAGAGGCTTTAAGAAGGTTGTTATGATTGGAGATGGAGCCACAGACCTGGAAgcatggcctcctgca GATGCATTTATCGGATTTGGTGGGAACGTTGTCCGACAGCAAGTAAAAGAGAAAGCCAAGTG GCTGTCACTTTTCAGGTTTGTTTCATCCCAATCTGGGAGAACTCCACTTAATGAGAACAGCTCAACCTTTGCGCAGCattcacagagacacagcaaaCTCCATGGCACCAATATCATCAGGAGGCATACGCTCAATGTGTGGGCAGGTCTCCCATTGCCTTGCTAG